One part of the Vicia villosa cultivar HV-30 ecotype Madison, WI linkage group LG6, Vvil1.0, whole genome shotgun sequence genome encodes these proteins:
- the LOC131613061 gene encoding transcription repressor OFP6-like has translation MSSSRKKVHLNTVSVKLGCGSCRRLKLSNIFNPKPKPKNPTYQKHKLYNNNHYSSSSSGPWNEDKYDTTSTTNTTNTNTATTFSPLYSSNLSDTETYAKDQRRVGGLGRGGGGEGVAVEKDSEDPYLDFRHSMLQMILENEIYSKDDLRELLNCFLQLNAPYHHGVIVRAFTEIWNGVSDKRGGSHRVHANRTRKPREY, from the coding sequence ATGTCTAGCTCCAGAAAGAAGGTTCATCTGAACACTGTCTCTGTCAAACTAGGCTGTGGAAGCTGCAGAAGACTTAAACTAAGCAACATCTTCAACCCAAAACCCAAACCCAAAAACCCCACTTACCAAAAACACAAACTTTACAACAACAACCACTACTCTTCCTCTTCCTCAGGTCCTTGGAATGAAGACAAATATGATACCACAAGCACCACAAACACAACCAACACTAACACTGCCACAACATTCTCACCTCTCTACTCCTCCAACCTCTCTGATACAGAAACCTATGCCAAGGACCAGAGAAGAGTAGGAGGTTTAGGAAGAGGCGGAGGAGGAGAAGGTGTGGCTGTTGAGAAGGACTCTGAAGACCCTTATCTTGATTTCCGACACTCCATGCTGCAAATGATACTGGAGAATGAGATATACTCTAAGGATGATCTTAGAGAGCTTCTCAACTGTTTTCTTCAGCTGAATGCTCCTTATCATCATGGTGTTATTGTGAGAGCTTTTACTGAGATTTGGAATGGTGTTTCTGATAAGAGGGGTGGCTCACATAGGGTTCATGCGAACCGTACCCGTAAGCCACGTGAATATTAA
- the LOC131610932 gene encoding uncharacterized protein LOC131610932 isoform X1 → MNNSMLSSQILPHLAYWTQRTLSHSLRFHRSFSRTRFIAKCLYEDMGVDENLLSNGRKRANFRLCKLSNYTSEILEIQADAPSLHVLFVPGNPGVVLFYKDFVEFLYELLGGTASVTAIGQVSHSTKDWEHGRLFSLQEQIDHKIDFIKEELQGIEIPIILVGHSIGSYIALEMFKKSLEKVKYCVGLYPFLTLNPNSTTQLIIAKIAQSQIVAAALSYLTASLGLLPVKALRFIVKKSLGKSWSASAVEAACSHLSQYHTMRNVLYLAMTEFKELAEPQDWTFLRERKDQCAFLFGVDDHWGPLQLLEEISKQVPGIPLFIERENHTHGFSCTEAGSLWVAEHVANLIKNHMASTNK, encoded by the exons ATGAACAATTCCATGTTAAGCTCTCAAATTCTCCCTCATCTTGCATATTGGACTCAACGAACACTCTCCCACTCTCTCCGCTTTCATCGTTCATTTTCCAG GACAAGGTTTATTGCAAAGTGCTTGTACGAGGACATGGGTGTGGACGAGAATTTGCTTTCTAATGGTAGAAAGCGTGCCAATTTTCGATTATGCAAATTGTCAAA TTATACGTCTGAAATACTGGAGATACAAGCTGATGCTCCAAGTTTACATGTTCTGTTTGTTCCTGGAAACCCAG GTGTTGTTTTATTCTACAAAGACTTTGTGGAATTTCTATATGAGCTTCTTGGGGGAACTGCATCTGTAACAG CTATTGGCCAGGTCTCTCACTCAACAAAG GATTGGGAGCATGGACGGTTGTTCTCTTTACAAGAACAAATCGATCATAAG ATTGATTTTATCAAAGAAGAACTGCAAGGTATCGAGATTCCTATAATACTG GTTGGGCACTCTATTGGTTCATACATAGCTCTTGAAATGTTCAAGAAGTCTCTAGAGAAG GTGAAATATTGCGTTGGACTTTATCCATTTTTGACTTTAAACCCAAACTCAACAACACAATTAATTATTGCAAAAATTGCACA ATCCCAAATTGTAGCTGCTGCTCTTAGCTATCTGACAGCATCATTAGGATTGTTACCAGTTAAGGCTTTGAGGTTTATTGTCAAAAAATCCCTTGGGAAGTCATGGTCTGCCAGTGCAGTTGAGGCTGCATGCTCTCACTTGTCACAG TACCATACCATGCGAAATGTCCTCTATTTGGCCATGACTGAATTCAAAGAG TTAGCGGAGCCACAAGATTGGACATTTTTACGAGAAAGGAAGGATCAGTGtgcatttttatttggtgttgatgATCATTGGGGTCCACTTCAATTGCTTGAAGAG ATCTCAAAGCAGGTTCCAGGCATTCCCTTATTTATTGAGCGAGAAAACCACACTCATGGTTTCAGTTGCACTGAGGCTGGTTCATTATGGGTGGCTGAGCATGTGGCAAACTTAATTAAGAATCATATGGCATCTACAAACAAATGA
- the LOC131615209 gene encoding helicase swr-1-like, with protein MSIKELHSSLEAQELRLNERTSDRKVEQTLKASFVKKDQKQKRYGEEDNFEYSEGVFLYESESEDDFEDSKEESESVVSEDESELEDDSKAEDKLESEGDSGSETGLEDELESEEDYAFEVKSEPEGSKDESEENSKDISSRGQASRDDHVSSVNHDSEGRTSEGRAFEDSPASDGGHDSEGKVLKEIQLLKAVLLKVMVLDEVQKLTKV; from the exons ATGAGTATAAAAGAACTGCATAGTAGTCTAgaggcacaagagttgcgtctgaatGAAAGAACCTCTGATAGGAAGGTTGAGCAGACTCTgaaagcttcttttgtcaagaaagaCCAGAAGCAGAAAAGATATG GGGAAGAAGATAACTTTGAATATTCTGAAGGAGTGTTTTTATATGAGTCAGAATCTGAAGATGACTTTGAAGATTCTAAAGAAGAGTCAGAATCTGTggtttctgaagatgagtcagagcTAGAAGATGACTCTAAAGCTGAAGACAAGTTAGAATCCGAAGGTGATTCTGGGTCTGAAACAGGattagaagatgagttagaatctGAAGAAGATTATGCTTTTGAAGTTAAATCAGAACCTGAAGGTTCTAAAGAtgagtcaga ggaaaactctaaaGACATTAGCTCCAGAGGACAAGCTTCTAGAGATGATCATGTTTCTAGTGTTAATCATGACTCTGAAGGTAGAACTTCTGAAGGAAGAGCTTTTGAAGATAGTCCAGCCTCTGACGGTGGTCATGATTCTGAAGGAAAAGTTCTGAAGGAAATCCAACTTTTGAAGGCGGTACTTCTTAAGGTTATGGTTCTGGACGAGGTCCAGAAGTTAACAAAGGTGTAG
- the LOC131610932 gene encoding uncharacterized protein LOC131610932 isoform X2 — MVESVPIFDYANCQSSYTSEILEIQADAPSLHVLFVPGNPGVVLFYKDFVEFLYELLGGTASVTAIGQVSHSTKDWEHGRLFSLQEQIDHKIDFIKEELQGIEIPIILVGHSIGSYIALEMFKKSLEKVKYCVGLYPFLTLNPNSTTQLIIAKIAQSQIVAAALSYLTASLGLLPVKALRFIVKKSLGKSWSASAVEAACSHLSQYHTMRNVLYLAMTEFKELAEPQDWTFLRERKDQCAFLFGVDDHWGPLQLLEEISKQVPGIPLFIERENHTHGFSCTEAGSLWVAEHVANLIKNHMASTNK, encoded by the exons ATGGTAGAAAGCGTGCCAATTTTCGATTATGCAAATTGTCAAAGTAG TTATACGTCTGAAATACTGGAGATACAAGCTGATGCTCCAAGTTTACATGTTCTGTTTGTTCCTGGAAACCCAG GTGTTGTTTTATTCTACAAAGACTTTGTGGAATTTCTATATGAGCTTCTTGGGGGAACTGCATCTGTAACAG CTATTGGCCAGGTCTCTCACTCAACAAAG GATTGGGAGCATGGACGGTTGTTCTCTTTACAAGAACAAATCGATCATAAG ATTGATTTTATCAAAGAAGAACTGCAAGGTATCGAGATTCCTATAATACTG GTTGGGCACTCTATTGGTTCATACATAGCTCTTGAAATGTTCAAGAAGTCTCTAGAGAAG GTGAAATATTGCGTTGGACTTTATCCATTTTTGACTTTAAACCCAAACTCAACAACACAATTAATTATTGCAAAAATTGCACA ATCCCAAATTGTAGCTGCTGCTCTTAGCTATCTGACAGCATCATTAGGATTGTTACCAGTTAAGGCTTTGAGGTTTATTGTCAAAAAATCCCTTGGGAAGTCATGGTCTGCCAGTGCAGTTGAGGCTGCATGCTCTCACTTGTCACAG TACCATACCATGCGAAATGTCCTCTATTTGGCCATGACTGAATTCAAAGAG TTAGCGGAGCCACAAGATTGGACATTTTTACGAGAAAGGAAGGATCAGTGtgcatttttatttggtgttgatgATCATTGGGGTCCACTTCAATTGCTTGAAGAG ATCTCAAAGCAGGTTCCAGGCATTCCCTTATTTATTGAGCGAGAAAACCACACTCATGGTTTCAGTTGCACTGAGGCTGGTTCATTATGGGTGGCTGAGCATGTGGCAAACTTAATTAAGAATCATATGGCATCTACAAACAAATGA